A window of Chlamydomonas reinhardtii strain CC-503 cw92 mt+ chromosome 9, whole genome shotgun sequence contains these coding sequences:
- a CDS encoding hydrolase: MAPSVQPGGRPSVVLFDMDGLLLDTEGAYTVAQQRILDRFGRKFTWELKAKMMGRQALDAARVLCEDLKLTPEEITPEQFLVERDALLQEAFANSPLMPGAERLVRHLAACGVPMAVATGSHAAAFKLKTSKHGQLFSLFHHVVTGDMVAKAKPDPEIFIKAAAGFTDPAVTDMGSVLVFEDAPNGVEAARAGGMRVVMAPYPGLPQEHVTGCGATQVLPSLEAFNPEEWGLPPFPTTAAASS; encoded by the exons ATGGCCCCTTCGGTGCAACCTGGCGGCAGGCCGTCCGTGGTCCTTTTCG ACATGgatggcctgctgctggacaccGAGGGTGCCTAtacggtggcgcagcagcgtaTCCTGGACCGCTTCGGACGCAAATTTACG TGGGAGCTGAAGGCCAAAATGATGGGGCGGCAAGCGCTGGACGCGGCTCGGGTGTTGTGTGAGGACCTCAAGCTCACACCAGAGGAGATCACGCCCGAA CAATTCCTGGTGGAGCGGGACgcactgctgcaggaggcctTCGCCAACTCGCCGCTCATGCCGGGCGCGGAGCGACTGGTACGGCACCTGGCAGCCTGCGGGGTGCCCATGGCCGTGGCCACCGgctcacacgccgccgcgttcAAACTCAAG ACCTCCAAGCACGGCCAGCTGTTCTCGCTGTTCCACCATGTGGTTACGGGGGACATGGTAGCCAAGGCCAAGCCCGACCCGGAGATATTCATCAAG gccgccgccggctttaCGGACCCGGCTGTGACGGACATGGGGAGCGTGCTGGTGTTTGAGGACGCGCCCaacggcgtggaggcggcacgtgcgggcggcatgcgggtggtgatggcgcCGTACCCGGGCCTGCCGCAGGAGCACGTGACGGGATGCGGCGcaacgcag GTGCTGCCGTCCCTGGAGGCCTTCAATCCTGAGGAGTGGGGGTTGCCGCCCTTTcctaccaccgccgcggcgtcctctTGA